The following nucleotide sequence is from Phytoactinopolyspora mesophila.
GCTCACCGGCGTGCACAGCCTGGCCGGTCTGGCCGTGGCACCCGACGGCGCGGCGTACATATTCGCCATCCTGGCCGACGACGCTGACGACGCACTTGCCGCGCGGGCAGCGCTGGACCGGTTCGCCGCCGCCCTCGTCTCCTGAAACGCTGGCATCTAGGCACAGCAGGTGGTCGAGGAACCGGCTCTCACGTAGCGTGAAGGCATGTCGACTCGCGATTCGGGCCCTGAGCTCGTCGATTGGGATCTTGCTGCCAGGACGGGCAAACGCCTTGCCGGGTCGGGGCCTCAGGTCAATGCCATGGAAGCCCAGGAAACCGTCGCGGAACTGCATAGGTTCGCGAGCAAGGCCGAAGGCTATGTCCAGGAGGTGACCGGTCTCGACGGGTCTGCTGTGGTCGCGCCGGTCATGGTCGTCGACCGTGGAGGTTGGGTGACGGCCAACACCGAGAGTCTGCGGACCGTCGTCGCTCCGCTGACCGAGAAGATCCACGAAGCCCGGCAGGGCCGCAGCTTCGGACCGCTCGACTACATCGGTCCCAAAGCCACTGGGATGGAGACGGGAGCTTTCCTGGCTTTCATCGCCGGCCGGGTGCTGGGACAGTTCGACCCGTTCTACAACGGCGCCAACGCAGCGGCTGAGTCAGGGCGGCTGCTGCTGGTCGCGCCCAACGTCGTGCACGTCGAGCGCGAGCTCGACGTTGTGCCCCGCGATTTCCGGCTGTGGGTGTGCCTGCATGAGGAGACCCACCGCGTGCAGTTCACCGCGGTGCCGTGGCTCCGGGAGCACCTCAAGGCGGAGATCAAGGAGTTCGTGGCGTCCACCCAG
It contains:
- a CDS encoding zinc-dependent metalloprotease, with protein sequence MSTRDSGPELVDWDLAARTGKRLAGSGPQVNAMEAQETVAELHRFASKAEGYVQEVTGLDGSAVVAPVMVVDRGGWVTANTESLRTVVAPLTEKIHEARQGRSFGPLDYIGPKATGMETGAFLAFIAGRVLGQFDPFYNGANAAAESGRLLLVAPNVVHVERELDVVPRDFRLWVCLHEETHRVQFTAVPWLREHLKAEIKEFVASTQVDASVLTANVREVLQALIRAVRGEGDGLNLLDVLQTPEQKAIVKRVTALMSLLEGHADVVMDRVGPEVIPTVDTIRRRFQQRRRGNSGVDRAVRRVLGMEAKMRQYRDGAAFVNAVVELVGMDGFNRIWESAETLPTPGEIAEPRQWVDRVHGSAA